agatacgaggtcatttctcaatatGACTACCCttaagacaaaattttcttattctcttaataacataaattttgtattttaaggTCATGTCCATACTATTGCACGGCGACGCAGCTTTCTGCGGACAAGGTGTTGTCTTCGAAACGATGCACTTGTCAGACTTGCCAGACTACACAACTCACGGAACAATCCACATCGTCGCTAACAACCAAATAGGATTCACAACTGACCCGCGACACTCGCGCTCCTCTCCATACTGTACCGACGTCGCCCGAGTCGTCAACGCTCCGATTTTCCACGTAAACTCCGACGATCCCGAGTCAGTGATGCACGTCTGCAAGATAGCAGCAGAGTGGCGCGCAACATTCCACAAAGACGTAGTCATTGATCTCGTGTGTTACCGTCGCAACGGCCACAATGAAATCGACGAGCCAATGTTCACCCAGCCACTCATGTAccgtaaaataaagaatactCCACCCGGGCTGGACATCTACTCGAAGAAACTGATCGACGAAGGAGTCGTCACCCCAGAGGAAGTCAAGGACGTAAAAGAGAAGTACGAAAAAATTTGTGAAGAAGCTTACACCAATGCTCGCCAAGAAACTCACATAAAATACAAAGATTGGCTGGACTCTCCCTGGTCAGGATTTTTCGAGGGCAAAGACCCGCTTAAAGTATCTCCAACTGGGATTAAAGAAGACACTCTGGTCCACATTGGCAAGAAGTTTTCATCACCACCACCAAATGCCGCGGAGTTTGTTATCCACAAGGGTATCGAGCGAATCTTGAAGGCACGTATGGAGATGATTGAGTCCAGGCAAGTCGACTGGGCGCTGGGAGAAGCTATGGCCTTTGGATCATTGCTGAAGGAAGGAATCCACGTGAGATTATCTGGCCAGGACGTAGAGAGAGGCACCTTCTCTCACCGGCACCACGTACTTCACCACCAGACTGTTGACAAAGCTACTTACCGGCCTCTGTGCTACCTATACCCGGACCAAGCTCCCTACACCGTCTGCAATAGCTCGCTGTCTGAGTTTGGAGTTCTTGGATTTGAACTGGGCTACTCGATGACCAACCCGAACGCTCTGGTCTGCTGGGAAGCTCAGTTCGGCGACTTCAACAACACTGCTCAGTGTATCATCGACCAGTTCATCAGCAGTGGACAGGCAAAGTGGGTTCGTCAATCTGGTATCGTTATGCTTCTACCCCACGGTCTCGAAGGTATGGGCCCGGAACACTCCAGTGCTCGGCTTGAGCGGTTCTTGCAGATGTCTGCTGATGACCCAGACTACTTCCCGCCTGAGAGCGAGGAGTTCGCTGTCAGACAGCTGCATGACATCAACTGGATCGTTGTTAACTGCAGTACTCCTGCTAACTACTTCCATGTCTTGCGTCGGCAGATTGCTCTACCTTTCAGGAAGCCTTTGATTATCATGACTCCTAAATCGTTGCTTCGTCATCCTGAGGCAAGGTCTAGCTTTGATGTCATGACGGAAGACACTCAGTTCTTGAGAGTCATTCCTGAGGATGGAGCTGCTGCTAAAAATCCTAGCAATGTTAAGAGAGTGTTGTTCTGCTCTGGAAAGGTTTATTATGACCTTAAAAAAGCACGGACTGAGAGAGGGTTGGATGATAAGGTTGCTATCACCAGGGTAGAACAGGtaatggttttttttattttgctatttttattttttttaataataataatttattgtttagcAGTAGCTatacggaaagaacaagatgacactggatatcatcccagattatactgagtgaaaaaattttttagatagtagctagtataatccaaattacaatgagtatgatccagattacaatgagtataatccagatatcactcagtataatctgaatttttttagctacaatctgaaattttttttcatcacagATATCATtaagtataatctgggatgatatccagtgtcatttTGTTCTTACCGTGTATTTTACAAatctttttacaatagtttacattaatattttatttaaaacttcaaatttttcctttacaaatttttttaataatattttaaaaataaacattctatctttttttatttcgtctGAGAGCTTATAAAATCGAAAAACTTTATATGTTAGACAATACtcagctttttattttatattttgataatttattttaattgtagaTCTCACCATTCCCATACGATCTTGTGAAGCAAGAAGCAGCTAAATATCCAAACGCTGAACTTATCTGGTCTCAAGAAGAAGCTAAGAATCAAGGATCTTGGACTTACGTTCAACCGAGATTCTCCACGGCTCTCAGCAACTCACGTGACATTtcgtaagtttattttttaaataaataatattttttcttggaTTACTAATCACTAAAATTGTTCTTCAGTTAACACTTATTataacttaataataatttaagcagtcatttttatttattgttaattttaagtaataagtgttgacaaaatttttatttttatattttaacactcgttagttattttattttaaatgaacggtgtaatgaaattatttttcacttgaCTGTAAACATGGCCCACGTTTTCGCTTAAGTGatttactctttttttttttacttgaaaattttattatgttattgAGTCAAATTGTTGTTtacaattaattgaaattaaaataaatatattcagtaggattatttaaaaaaaaaattaattttattatttttatttgtataaataatttataaagtaaagtaaaaaaaatgttgggCCATGTTGCAGTAGCCGAAGTTCGAGTGAAAGTAGTGGTGGTTGGTTAAGTGGATTATTTTCTTCATCAAAAACACCTTCCAAGTCAGAAAGTATTACAGAAAAATCTACTGAATCAAAATCACGAACTGTgaggtaaaatttattaaaaaattaaaattaatacacttaattaatggtaaaaataattcatctcactaaaaatttattgcaaattctcagtaataataataataatttatttttaataaataaaataattaactccaaattatttttctaggTATGTCGGACGTCCCACAGCGGCTTCACCAGCCACTGGTAGTAAAATGCAGCACCTGAAAGAACTTAAACAACTTTTGGAcgatagttttaatttataaatcattttttagctCTATAGTgattaaattacattatttattttttgtccgTTGTTATATCGATCATTCGCTGGAACAAAtgttttaaaatgataattactcTTAAGACTTCAAATTCATTCGGTGTAATTTTTCCTAAGATTAAGTGTTAGAAAAATTGAGTAGCCtattcagaaaattatttaaaataatattttttctttttaaaaatttatgcgAATGGTTGATTTGTCATTGATTGACAATTAAGTGCAAAGTTCTGTATATTCTGGCATTAGTAAacgatttatttatagttagaTACACGATTGAATGAGTTTGGTATGAATTgatatgtaaatttaaaaattaatacaccaattatttaaatctttaaattgtaaaccataacattaataaaaaaataatattcacaTCACAAAATATCGGCTGGAAAGAACTTCTGCAACTGAAACTCCAAGTAGTAGacattgtaataattaaaatatttttatttactagagTAATGGATAAAGAgtcttaaatttattcatatattcttttgaaagttttatttttcttgtaatataaaatattaagtattATTTGTGAAAtgcattaatttatctatcattttaattgtcttttaaatttattcgcTACTACTAGGAAAGATGAATAATTACTTCTAATCatattagttaataataatatgatttgtaatttatttatatatacgtaaaaaatgcataaaatatgtaaaaatgatatttaattttgttctttTGAATGGATGTATCATAGGTGTTTTTAGAGTGATACTTtgccttgaaaaaaaaaaaaaaaaaaaaaaaaaaaaaaaacaagactcatttaaaaaaagaagaaataaaaataacaatgtaatacatacataaatgCTAGTTGTGAATGGaggtattattttaatttaaacttaataatatttacaaaaatcacAGTATTTATTCTTTCATTAACGAAAtgtctttaaatttattaatttaaaatgtaacTACTGGATCACACTAATCAAAAACAAATCAaaatatcttaatttttttttattgtggtCCATGTTGTTTAAAGTATCTTCAGATGGTGCAcgtaatttaaaacaaatagttaagagaagaaataaaacattttaattaatattgaaagtaattaaatgaaaattaacgttcaagattttgaaaattttattttcaagccctagaatttaaaagatttaaattTGCATGTTTTTTCAGGAGTACTCAGTCTAATTACATTTCTTCGCactatataattttaattcattcccctgttcacaaaaaaaaaagttatttttacatacaaaaatatttacaagctAGATAATCATTGATACTCTCCAGTTGTTAATTCCCTTCTTCATTAccagaaatattaaaaaaataaacgcacaattttttcatcaaaaatatgttttatttgataattatttaatgcatTTAACATTGCTTCTATAATCAAATTTCGTCGTCGTatataacattaaaataattcgttttaaacaaaataatattaagatacatatatagcatataataaattttttagtggaTTAAGCGTTCAATAATCCGTTGTTCCAAGCACACTGTACATAATCCTCTTGAAACTGTTGCTTTggtgaattttttcatcatcttCGTAGCCGCTGgcctgtaaataaaaatttactttaaaaaagctatcgaagcTAATTATACGCaaacaaaattaactttattttattaagtcaCTCATAAAACAAAGGAAGAGTTATTGTGTTATTGTTGATAGGATAAATATGCTTTTTGTCATTTAGAGTAGAAGTAGCGTTTTTGGCCACCTTTGCACCGTTTTTGATCagttaacatttgaattaatttataaaaaattattatatcccaagtgttacataaaaaattgttaactttttggtaaattttatttaacaagaagtcagaaattaataattgtcaatttaaattcaacaaaatattaccaaaaaaatttttgtgccgcttgggattataatcatatttttgttgagttttaaaaaatttatattaaaacaaatcgaGTTTATAATGGTTTATTagtataaattcatttctatcgtttatttaaacaataaatggtCATAAACGGTACAGTGGccacaaacggtacttctaccctatttTATGATAGTAATGAACGTACAATTGATGGATAAATTTAGTAGCCGTTGACGCGGTCCTTTACGAAAGGAAGAGGAAAGGGACGATACATTCCACCCTTAATCAgacaaatatttcataattaattaaacaatcatGCTCAGTGTtgattctatttttataaattaattactgaacgattttttattttttaaaatacaattgaGAAGAAtattgaaacaatttttagtCAGACACAATGCAGACTTAATAATTCAACAAAGTAGTCCTTTGTCAGCTTAtcaacattaattttaaataaatataattaattcagGACTTACGTATGATAGAGCAGGACTTTTTGGTGGTGCGTGTGCTTgctaaaagaagaaatagttaaaaaattaagaatcaagaaataaagaagaaataaaatcataatactaaagttagccgacgtttttaattttttgattttttttttaataattaaattagaacaaaaaaatgttttttaaaaattgcacttacagtttttaaaatattttaaaaatgaaattttgtctttatttttttggaataattgtttcaatacaaaaaaaattctaaaaatttttagatgtcggctaacttaattttcaataatactaaagttagccgacatttttaattttttgattttttttcatttatttaattagaactaaaaaatatttttaaaaaattgcacttgaagtttttcaaattttttacaaatgaaatttttttttcttgtttttttgtaataattttttgaataaaaaaaagtttggaaaatccaaaagtgcacgactcataatgctcatttaattatgaaatataaaaaaaaaaaaaaaaaaaaaacttaagtcgttcaaaattaattgccgaaaaaacagctgtagtaggaaggtactgcacaagcgcccctggtggaataaaatgtacataatatctatagatatagatatatcaccatccatgttaattttacatggatatatatatagatatacagtcttgtagttttcgttttttattaattgtaattaaacgacactgaattaattaaccattggcattcagtgacctacaatcgtcgattagaattaaaaaaaaaaaaaatttaactcaaataattgattttttcacaagttacagtgtttccggggtttgatacatgacggacaggaaaattttttgacctattttgatgtttttttccgtttctattgcagtaaatcaatttttagaaagtatggaattgatctccattaaattatctcgacaaaagtatgcaaaatatcttgattccgtgaactaacaaggctataatactaaaaatagttgctaaaatgaggcgaaaaaaatttttcgatcgtaaagcactctctgatgcttcgcattatgagtcgtgcaataaaattttttttgacatcgGCTAAcctaattttgattaattttcataataaaatcttACTCTGTGATGATGAGCTTTTTGGGGTGCAAAAACACCAGCACGTGCTGGCTGAGTGACTTCATGTACATGGTCGCCCATTTCTTCTTCTTGAAGTGCTTTGTAGGCTTCGCTTTTGCTTGGATCATACTTGGCCGCCGGCTTCATTGcactatatttaattttcacgaAATCTTAACTCGCGTTATTACAATTTACGGTATTAGTTAATTACATTGAACggtatttcttcattattattattattattattattattatttaagtagtAAATTAATCTACAAAGCTTACAAGCACATTCTCGTGCAGttcatattaaatttatttgtaaaaaatcagtaactaaaaattaaataatacagaagaagaaataattagaTGATATTgttagttgaaaaataatttatttaattagtctTAAATTGCAtgcaaaataaatgtttatttttgttgtaaaatttaaaactcaTGGGTGCGTTTCGTTGATTCTTTATTGCATTTGGTGAAACGAATTTAATACTCGTAAAATACTGcatattttaaaactaaaatgggaagaaaataatgaataaataaataaatatatatatatgaaatctgaataaatacaataatgatatttaaaaacaatccgataattatttaatgaataaattaattagaccCATTAAATTGGGGCCATGGATTCTTAGAAGCAACCTCCCGGGCCTTTTCCTTCATTAATCTCGCCTGTTCCTCTATTTCTCGTTTTTGTTTCACGAaggaaaaatcaataaaaatgctGGAAAAAGCAAATAATACacatattttcatttatatttaattagaaaaaaaaagagtcatttcttctttgataaaaaatttttttaagtgtacCTAACACTTTTATTtagttatattaataattaatatgcaAGCATACCAATTGCATTCAtctataaaacaaattaaattattttaattaataataagctTATTTTTGTAATGTAAATACTTTATCGCAAGCTCCAAGACAATCAGCAGCTTTCCTcaattactttattattataacattgTTAAAAGctgtattaaatattattattaattgtttaaattttataaattattttatttgtttgaaataatttttttttattttataaatgtttattactTACGGAATGGCCGTGGTTTGACACTTAATAGTGTCTGCGATATTTTGTTCAGAGTACAGTCCAATCGGTGAATTGAATTGCTTGTGGACAACCTGTTTGGACAAACAATCATTCATACAGGGTAATTTGAGGTTAAGattaagaagaaatttataattattaattaaaattatttcttcttaattgtttaaaatattttttgaattttttaaaataaacgcCATGGAATTTAaggttatattttttttattataattatttaaataatatgaagctgaagttagctgacagctgtcaattttttggatttttacaacaaataaattactattaaaaaaaaaaaacatttttaaaaaatgacactgaagttggaagacattaaacatttttttagcattttatagcaattaaattattattaaaaaaaaattaattaaaaaattccacatatgaaaataataaaaattacaagtgaaaatttttacaagtttttttttataataatacatggctaacttcagtatgatttaaaaaaaggcaacaataaatttttttgacatttaaaagtggaattttttagaaaatttttattgtaataacttatttgtttaaaaaaattctaaaaatcatCAGAAGTCAGCTGATTtcagtattataaaatattaaggaatTCTCACTCACTTAATGggcaaaactaaaaataaacttttttactcaATTTAAACTgcaaatttattagtaattttatttattttatcacacATTGGcgattatttgaattttaaattaaaatttttacaatgagtaagattttttaattgttgcaATTGCTGAAATATATGATAATACATCTcagtagataaaaatttataagcagtgtgaaaataattaaaaattacacgaTTCtagtgattgtttatgataaatGCGATAAAGCCGAAGCGTGATGTTTTGAAATACTAAAAACATTAACAAACAAGTGAGTAATTTGTCTGAAAATATCTGAAAACACAAATGCTGCattaagaatattaaaaagataaaaataaataatctctCGAAGCAAAAAGCGACTCGAATAAATAGAATCAAACCTTTGGTAATTCATTCGGTCCTAAGACACGCTGCATAACTGATTCCGCCACCTgttcattatttaatcaaagattcgtaagtaaaataaagttaattttaaaggtaataattagattaataacgataaataactcaaaaaaataaagatcatagttagcaaaaataatttttcaatgggACAATTATTCCCTCTTGACTTTTAAAgcaaatttcattttaaatattatttatgctGATTTTGGGTCACTTTGAGACTTGAGCTGGACAGTGAACTCAGCATAGTACTGAAACTCCCGGCTGTATCTACCTACGGTTTGTACCTTTTGTTTCATCGCCACCTCGGGATGAGCAACCTCGTAATGATGAGGAGCGGCCCTTATCATTGGATTTGGATGGTGGCGAAGGTAACATTCACCTAATGGAGCATCCTTCTTGATCTTGGCGCCTGGCAAGACCAGAGGAGTTGTGCGGTACGgctgaaatgaaaaataaatatttttatcagccaaaaacaaaaaacaaaaatattttggttggaattttatttaatattgaagcTGTAAACTCCAAATTTTTGCATTATTTTCTATCTCATAAATCTGGGGATTAAGGCCACTTGTTTTAAGTTTCGAAATTCCTTCGCACTCTCTAAATTATTTGGGTTATCGCCAAAACACGCGACATTACTcgtttacaaataaattatccaaagatataattataagtttaatatttttgttgttgaaattttttatgccaataaaaatataaacttaaatacaataaaaataaatgatattaaagttagctgtcacttgaccattttttaattttattcaacaaaaaaatttgtttcgagaaattatttttaaaaaattgcatttttaatttattaaattttctaaatatcaatttttttatgcagtaatttatttattagaaaaattattaaatatctgctaaattaatttttattaaaaatatttttctttttcaattaatttatataaactgcaaatttttatttttcaaaaaatctaaattaattgaCAAGCTTGTCAACAccttcaattaatattttgccAACAAACTACATTAAAAACGCTTAACTTCCCACGCgcatgatttaaaaataaaaatatttatcgtcTGGTGTGCAGAAAAATTCTGAgctaaataatgaatattacttctttaaaatattattccttaatttttatctttttttttttttttaagtttcatttCTTCTCAGATTTTTTTGatcaacaataaaaattatccgctgaagaaataaaatataaaatgaaacatGATCCTGGTTGGCAAGCTTGCAAATATGATTGAAGAAAACGTTTTTGCAGGTACAATAAAAGGAATTACATAAATCGCTAGGTGCAATGTAGATTATTAAGTCTTGGCAGTAATATAGATCGTTATGTCACATTAGTTGGTTAGCGCGCATGAAGATGACGAAAGAACGGTTAAATTCAGCTCTTTTCTTTATTGTgtttgtattatattataataataataataataataataataataataataataataataataataataataatattatatgatCTAATACATAATAGCTCTCGTTCTTTAATAATCTTCAAATTTTCCGCAGCGTTCACCAGACATTAATACGCTTAATCATCATCTTCTTCTACTTACAGGATATTAATCATCATTTATGACAGAGCCTGTTAGCAGAATCTTTAAACGCTTAgcgtgtaaataattttgtgagTAATTAAAGTCTAAGAAACTACCATCTTCTCTTTAATctcaaaacaattattttttcttaatcttaatcataaataatttacaaagtaacattaacttattaaagctaaataatgaatttttgagagctttgtaaataaatttgataggcAATAAacgatattttttgttttggtACAGAATAAGAGAAACGAATACGATATGCTGAAAATAGCTGAAGGCTTTTAGCTGGCACAAATAATCTGTCGTTGTGTTGCCTCATCACGATctccatttaatttttttttgccctcgaTATTTACTTTCGATGACAGTCAATCAACTCTACCTTGGAATATTAATTCATCTAgggtttttttataaattaataaaattatattttttatatttataattataattaataattatattattacaattataattatatttttagtatacaaatttaattaaatttaaataaaacaaattttattttgtttaagaaatttttttttctagtagaaatttttttaattaatttaacccTAGGTTTTTTTTACCCACTTTTCTCTAAGAAGTcacaaatatcaaataaatacatattgttaacattaattaatatatatagagatttaaaataagttaaatCCCAAAAATAGGCCAGGAATTATGAATTAAAGATTTATAAGCtgattataattgaaaaattcaattggaaaaaat
This genomic interval from Cotesia glomerata isolate CgM1 linkage group LG1, MPM_Cglom_v2.3, whole genome shotgun sequence contains the following:
- the LOC123271240 gene encoding PDZ and LIM domain protein 3 isoform X3, producing the protein MTKKHTLVLKLRRHPSRPWGIRIAGGADLGTPIVVTRSENDELRKGDVIKKIDDYDSRDVRHVDAQNILQNSESVRLVVERSEPLSNLAYNRYTSQSSIVESIHSHDEAAFVSLPQESQPKVLPKSPVPPAVYSPPREYKTYSPDHFEPPREHIEEVREERFYLSQPYRTTPLVLPGAKIKKDAPLGECYLRHHPNPMIRAAPHHYEVAHPEVAMKQKVVHKQFNSPIGLYSEQNIADTIKCQTTAIPAMKPAAKYDPSKSEAYKALQEEEMGDHVHEVTQPARAGVFAPQKAHHHRQAHAPPKSPALSYASGYEDDEKIHQSNSFKRIMYSVLGTTDY
- the LOC123271240 gene encoding PDZ and LIM domain protein 3 isoform X1, whose amino-acid sequence is MTKKHTLVLKLRRHPSRPWGIRIAGGADLGTPIVVTRSENDELRKGDVIKKIDDYDSRDVRHVDAQNILQNSESVRLVVERSEPLSNLAYNRYTSQSSIVESIHSHDEAAFVSLPQESQPKVLPKSPVPPAVYSPPREYKTYSPDHFEPPREHIEEVREERFYLSQPYRTTPLVLPGAKIKKDAPLGECYLRHHPNPMIRAAPHHYEVAHPEVAMKQKVAESVMQRVLGPNELPKVVHKQFNSPIGLYSEQNIADTIKCQTTAIPAMKPAAKYDPSKSEAYKALQEEEMGDHVHEVTQPARAGVFAPQKAHHHRQAHAPPKSPALSYASGYEDDEKIHQSNSFKRIMYSVLGTTDY
- the LOC123271240 gene encoding PDZ and LIM domain protein 3 isoform X5, translated to MTKKHTLVLKLRRHPSRPWGIRIAGGADLGTPIVVTRSENDELRKGDVIKKIDDYDSRDVRHVDAQNILQNSESVRLVVERPQESQPKVLPKSPVPPAVYSPPREYKTYSPDHFEPPREHIEEVREERFYLSQPYRTTPLVLPGAKIKKDAPLGECYLRHHPNPMIRAAPHHYEVAHPEVAMKQKVAESVMQRVLGPNELPKVVHKQFNSPIGLYSEQNIADTIKCQTTAIPAMKPAAKYDPSKSEAYKALQEEEMGDHVHEVTQPARAGVFAPQKAHHHRQAHAPPKSPALSYASGYEDDEKIHQSNSFKRIMYSVLGTTDY
- the LOC123271240 gene encoding PDZ and LIM domain protein 3 isoform X4, with amino-acid sequence MALKFSIGNYYETYSENDELRKGDVIKKIDDYDSRDVRHVDAQNILQNSESVRLVVERSEPLSNLAYNRYTSQSSIVESIHSHDEAAFVSLPQESQPKVLPKSPVPPAVYSPPREYKTYSPDHFEPPREHIEEVREERFYLSQPYRTTPLVLPGAKIKKDAPLGECYLRHHPNPMIRAAPHHYEVAHPEVAMKQKVAESVMQRVLGPNELPKVVHKQFNSPIGLYSEQNIADTIKCQTTAIPAMKPAAKYDPSKSEAYKALQEEEMGDHVHEVTQPARAGVFAPQKAHHHRQAHAPPKSPALSYASGYEDDEKIHQSNSFKRIMYSVLGTTDY
- the LOC123271240 gene encoding PDZ and LIM domain protein 3 isoform X8, with translation MTKKHTLVLKLRRHPSRPWGIRIAGGADLGTPIVVTRSENDELRKGDVIKKIDDYDSRDVRPQESQPKVLPKSPVPPAVYSPPREYKTYSPDHFEPPREHIEEVREERFYLSQPYRTTPLVLPGAKIKKDAPLGECYLRHHPNPMIRAAPHHYEVAHPEVAMKQKVAESVMQRVLGPNELPKVVHKQFNSPIGLYSEQNIADTIKCQTTAIPAMKPAAKYDPSKSEAYKALQEEEMGDHVHEVTQPARAGVFAPQKAHHHRQAHAPPKSPALSYASGYEDDEKIHQSNSFKRIMYSVLGTTDY
- the LOC123271240 gene encoding PDZ and LIM domain protein 3 isoform X10 gives rise to the protein MALKFSIGNYYETYSENDELRKGDVIKKIDDYDSRDVRPQESQPKVLPKSPVPPAVYSPPREYKTYSPDHFEPPREHIEEVREERFYLSQPYRTTPLVLPGAKIKKDAPLGECYLRHHPNPMIRAAPHHYEVAHPEVAMKQKVAESVMQRVLGPNELPKVVHKQFNSPIGLYSEQNIADTIKCQTTAIPAMKPAAKYDPSKSEAYKALQEEEMGDHVHEVTQPARAGVFAPQKAHHHRQAHAPPKSPALSYASGYEDDEKIHQSNSFKRIMYSVLGTTDY
- the LOC123271240 gene encoding PDZ and LIM domain protein 3 isoform X6, with protein sequence MTKKHTLVLKLRRHPSRPWGIRIAGGADLGTPIVVTRSENDELRKGDVIKKIDDYDSRDVRHVDAQNILQNSESVRLVVERPQESQPKVLPKSPVPPAVYSPPREYKTYSPDHFEPPREHIEEVREERFYLSQPYRTTPLVLPGAKIKKDAPLGECYLRHHPNPMIRAAPHHYEVAHPEVAMKQKVVHKQFNSPIGLYSEQNIADTIKCQTTAIPAMKPAAKYDPSKSEAYKALQEEEMGDHVHEVTQPARAGVFAPQKAHHHRQAHAPPKSPALSYASGYEDDEKIHQSNSFKRIMYSVLGTTDY
- the LOC123271240 gene encoding PDZ and LIM domain protein 3 isoform X2 yields the protein MTKKHTLVLKLRRHPSRPWGIRIAGGADLGTPIVVTRSENDELRKGDVIKKIDDYDSRDVRHVDAQNILQNSESVRLVVERSEPLSNLAYNRYTSQSSIVESIHSHDEAAFVSLPQESQPKVLPKSPVPPAVYSPPREYKTYSPDHFEPPREHIEEVREERFYLSQPYRTTPLVLPGAKIKKDAPLGECYLRHHPNPMIRAAPHHYEVAHPEVAMKQKVAESVMQRVLGPNELPKVVHKQFNSPIGLYSEQNIADTIKCQTTAIPAMKPAAKYDPSKSEAYKALQEEEMGDHVHEVTQPARAGVFAPQKAHHHRQAHAPPKSPALSYGGMYRPFPLPFVKDRVNGY